A region from the Neurospora crassa OR74A linkage group V, whole genome shotgun sequence genome encodes:
- a CDS encoding autophagy ubiquitin-activating enzyme ApgG, variant has product MDLKFATFSSEIELPFYSALFSSKLDHDKLDSSARPVLGLYEPRSHASPEASTRMQILGSALTSDHGPLGMTRAEGYIKNVNTIEEFKNTDKNAMIKKAGEQIWDAIQDGTIYSCPSLLASFRILSYADLKKYKFTYWFAFPALHSEPQWKRTGPIGRLTSDESTALVERIGTWRYMVDRREHGFFLAKKVRREAAGPRSSLDDPGVDIGYRWDIGSLRDFETGFFNDAAEEDRYVAFVDPSNYPEYPSWPLRNLLILIRQRYRLNKVQILCYRDTQPRRHEARSTILPLAMDQVGDVELKCMPKVTGWERNGNGDLRPRVANLAEYMDPTRLADQAVDLNLKLMKWRLAPNLDLDAIKNTKCLLLGAGTLGSYVSRNLLGWGVRKITFIDYGSVSYSNPVRQPLFKFEDCHNGGKPKAIQAAEALKEIYPGVDVEGYALSVPMLDHAIHNEAKTKADFDKLKELIDSHDAIFLLMDTRESRWLPTLMGKAANKIVMNAALGFDTYVVMRHGAAPNDGSEETLGCYFCNDVVVAADSMKDQTLDQQCTVTRPGVAAIASALLVELLTSILQHPLKQHAPAPVSTGTGSAVSYERDPPDHPLGLVPHQVRGFLSNFQNMVIRGKSYPQCSACSKPILDAYKEGGWEFVKTALASRDYVAELSGLAEVQRLAEKAAAEMQWSEDEEGMDEEEGEGELI; this is encoded by the exons ATGGATCTCAAGTTTGCGACCTTCTCCTCGGAGATCGAGCTGCCCTTCTACTCGGCCCTCTTCTCATCCAAACTCGACCATGACAAGCTCGACTCTTCGGCCCGCCCTGTCTTGGGCTTATATGAACCTCGGTCGCACGCGAGTCCAGAGGCCAGTACGAGAATGCAGATCTTGGGGAGCGCCCTAACAAGCGACCA CGGGCCCTTGGGCATGACGAGAGCCGAAGGCTACATTAAGAACGTCAACACGATCGAGGAATTCAAAAACACGGACAAAAATGCGATGATCAAGAAGGCGGGCGAACAG ATCTGGGATGCTATTCAAGACGGCACGATATACTCCTGCCCATCGCTACTTGCCTCTTTCCGGATCCTGTCATACGCCGACCTGAAGAAGTACAAGTTTACCTACTGGTTCGCATTTCCAGCCCTACACTCGGAGCCGCAGTGGAAGCGAACAGGACCGATTGGCCGGTTGACCTCGGACGAAAGCACTGCTTTGGTCGAGCGCATAGGAACATGGCGATACATGGTTGACAGGAGAGAGCACGGATTCTTCCTCGCAAAGAAAGTGCGTCGCGAGGCCGCAGGCCCAAGATCCTCACTTGATGATCCCGGGGTCGATATCGGCTACCGTTGGGATATTGGATCTCTCAGAGACTTCGAGACGGGATTCTTCAACGACGCGGCGGAAGAGGACAGATATGTTGCTTTCGTGGACCCATCCAACTATCCCGAGTACCCTTCCTGGCCTCTTCGTAATCTCCTCATCCTTATCCGGCAAAGATACCGCCTCAACAAGGTCCAAATTCTCTGCTACCGCGACACGCAGCCTAGGAGACATGAAGCGCGGAGCACCATCCTGCCACTGGCGATGGACCAAGTTGGCGACGTGGAGTTGAAGTGTATGCCCAAGGTTACCGGCTGGGAGAGGAACGGTAACGGCGATCTCAGGCCACGGGTCGCGAATCTGGCAGAGTACATGGATCCCACTCGACTAGCAGACCAGGCAGTGGACTTGAACTTGAAGCTGATGAAGTGGCGGCTCGCGCCGAATCTTGACTTGGACGCGATCAAGAATACGAAATGCTTGTTGCTGGGCGCAGGGACACTCGGCAGCTATGTCTCGAGAAACCTGCTAGGGTGGGGAGTTCGCAAGATCACGTTTATTGATTATGGGAGCGTATCTTATTCAAACCCAGTACGGCAGCCTCTCTTCAAGTTTGAAGATTGTCACAATGGGGGAAAGCCGAAGGCTATTCAAGCTGCCGAGGCacttaaagaaatttatcCAGGAGTTGATGTAGAGGGCTACGCACTCTCTGTTCCGATGCTGGACCACGCGATCCACAACGAGGCAAAAACCAAAGCAGACTTTGACAAGCTGAAGGAGTTAATCGATTCACACGATGcgatcttcctcctcatggACACGCGCGAGTCCCGATGGCTGCCCACACTGATGGGCAAAGCTGCGAACAAGATCGTGATGAATGCGGCACTCGGATTCGACACCTACGTTGTCATGCGACATGGTGCGGCGCCGAACGACGGCAGTGAAGAGACCCTTGGATGTTATTTTTGCAACGACGTAGTAGTTGCTGCCGAT TCGATGAAAGACCAAACGCTCGACCAACAATGTACCGTCACCCGTCCCGGCGTGGCAGCCATCGCTTCGGCCCTCCTCGTCGAGCTTCTCACTAGCATTTTGCAGCACCCGCTCAAGCAACACGCGCCCGCGCCCGTCTCAACCGGCACCGGCTCTGCCGTCTCGTACGAGCGCGATCCCCCTGACCATCCCCTCGGTCTTGTCCCGCACCAGGTCCGCGGTTTCCTATCCAACTTCCAGAACATGGTTATACGCGGCAAGTCGTACCCGCAGTGCAGCGCCTGCAGCAAGCCCATCCTCGACGCATACAAGGAGGGCGGATGGGAGTTTGTCAAGACGGCGCTGGCTAGTCGGGACTATGTAGCTGAGCTGAGTGGGCTGGCTGAGGTGCAGCGGTTGGCGGAGAAGGCGGCTGCGGAGATGCAGTggagtgaggatgaggaggggatggatgaggaggaaggcgaggGAGAATTGATTTGA
- a CDS encoding autophagy ubiquitin-activating enzyme ApgG yields the protein MDLKFATFSSEIELPFYSALFSSKLDHDKLDSSARPVLGLYEPRSHASPEASTRMQILGSALTSDQDESGPLGMTRAEGYIKNVNTIEEFKNTDKNAMIKKAGEQIWDAIQDGTIYSCPSLLASFRILSYADLKKYKFTYWFAFPALHSEPQWKRTGPIGRLTSDESTALVERIGTWRYMVDRREHGFFLAKKVRREAAGPRSSLDDPGVDIGYRWDIGSLRDFETGFFNDAAEEDRYVAFVDPSNYPEYPSWPLRNLLILIRQRYRLNKVQILCYRDTQPRRHEARSTILPLAMDQVGDVELKCMPKVTGWERNGNGDLRPRVANLAEYMDPTRLADQAVDLNLKLMKWRLAPNLDLDAIKNTKCLLLGAGTLGSYVSRNLLGWGVRKITFIDYGSVSYSNPVRQPLFKFEDCHNGGKPKAIQAAEALKEIYPGVDVEGYALSVPMLDHAIHNEAKTKADFDKLKELIDSHDAIFLLMDTRESRWLPTLMGKAANKIVMNAALGFDTYVVMRHGAAPNDGSEETLGCYFCNDVVVAADSMKDQTLDQQCTVTRPGVAAIASALLVELLTSILQHPLKQHAPAPVSTGTGSAVSYERDPPDHPLGLVPHQVRGFLSNFQNMVIRGKSYPQCSACSKPILDAYKEGGWEFVKTALASRDYVAELSGLAEVQRLAEKAAAEMQWSEDEEGMDEEEGEGELI from the exons ATGGATCTCAAGTTTGCGACCTTCTCCTCGGAGATCGAGCTGCCCTTCTACTCGGCCCTCTTCTCATCCAAACTCGACCATGACAAGCTCGACTCTTCGGCCCGCCCTGTCTTGGGCTTATATGAACCTCGGTCGCACGCGAGTCCAGAGGCCAGTACGAGAATGCAGATCTTGGGGAGCGCCCTAACAAGCGACCA GGACGAAAGCGGGCCCTTGGGCATGACGAGAGCCGAAGGCTACATTAAGAACGTCAACACGATCGAGGAATTCAAAAACACGGACAAAAATGCGATGATCAAGAAGGCGGGCGAACAG ATCTGGGATGCTATTCAAGACGGCACGATATACTCCTGCCCATCGCTACTTGCCTCTTTCCGGATCCTGTCATACGCCGACCTGAAGAAGTACAAGTTTACCTACTGGTTCGCATTTCCAGCCCTACACTCGGAGCCGCAGTGGAAGCGAACAGGACCGATTGGCCGGTTGACCTCGGACGAAAGCACTGCTTTGGTCGAGCGCATAGGAACATGGCGATACATGGTTGACAGGAGAGAGCACGGATTCTTCCTCGCAAAGAAAGTGCGTCGCGAGGCCGCAGGCCCAAGATCCTCACTTGATGATCCCGGGGTCGATATCGGCTACCGTTGGGATATTGGATCTCTCAGAGACTTCGAGACGGGATTCTTCAACGACGCGGCGGAAGAGGACAGATATGTTGCTTTCGTGGACCCATCCAACTATCCCGAGTACCCTTCCTGGCCTCTTCGTAATCTCCTCATCCTTATCCGGCAAAGATACCGCCTCAACAAGGTCCAAATTCTCTGCTACCGCGACACGCAGCCTAGGAGACATGAAGCGCGGAGCACCATCCTGCCACTGGCGATGGACCAAGTTGGCGACGTGGAGTTGAAGTGTATGCCCAAGGTTACCGGCTGGGAGAGGAACGGTAACGGCGATCTCAGGCCACGGGTCGCGAATCTGGCAGAGTACATGGATCCCACTCGACTAGCAGACCAGGCAGTGGACTTGAACTTGAAGCTGATGAAGTGGCGGCTCGCGCCGAATCTTGACTTGGACGCGATCAAGAATACGAAATGCTTGTTGCTGGGCGCAGGGACACTCGGCAGCTATGTCTCGAGAAACCTGCTAGGGTGGGGAGTTCGCAAGATCACGTTTATTGATTATGGGAGCGTATCTTATTCAAACCCAGTACGGCAGCCTCTCTTCAAGTTTGAAGATTGTCACAATGGGGGAAAGCCGAAGGCTATTCAAGCTGCCGAGGCacttaaagaaatttatcCAGGAGTTGATGTAGAGGGCTACGCACTCTCTGTTCCGATGCTGGACCACGCGATCCACAACGAGGCAAAAACCAAAGCAGACTTTGACAAGCTGAAGGAGTTAATCGATTCACACGATGcgatcttcctcctcatggACACGCGCGAGTCCCGATGGCTGCCCACACTGATGGGCAAAGCTGCGAACAAGATCGTGATGAATGCGGCACTCGGATTCGACACCTACGTTGTCATGCGACATGGTGCGGCGCCGAACGACGGCAGTGAAGAGACCCTTGGATGTTATTTTTGCAACGACGTAGTAGTTGCTGCCGAT TCGATGAAAGACCAAACGCTCGACCAACAATGTACCGTCACCCGTCCCGGCGTGGCAGCCATCGCTTCGGCCCTCCTCGTCGAGCTTCTCACTAGCATTTTGCAGCACCCGCTCAAGCAACACGCGCCCGCGCCCGTCTCAACCGGCACCGGCTCTGCCGTCTCGTACGAGCGCGATCCCCCTGACCATCCCCTCGGTCTTGTCCCGCACCAGGTCCGCGGTTTCCTATCCAACTTCCAGAACATGGTTATACGCGGCAAGTCGTACCCGCAGTGCAGCGCCTGCAGCAAGCCCATCCTCGACGCATACAAGGAGGGCGGATGGGAGTTTGTCAAGACGGCGCTGGCTAGTCGGGACTATGTAGCTGAGCTGAGTGGGCTGGCTGAGGTGCAGCGGTTGGCGGAGAAGGCGGCTGCGGAGATGCAGTggagtgaggatgaggaggggatggatgaggaggaaggcgaggGAGAATTGATTTGA